Proteins co-encoded in one Candidatus Nomurabacteria bacterium genomic window:
- a CDS encoding prepilin-type N-terminal cleavage/methylation domain-containing protein, with protein MYGKLNRAFTLIEILVVIAIIGILSSVLYANFNDARKDARNKSLQGELKEIQLALELYKSQNGVYPDVPACGSALGPLAWAQSTVCTGDYIASIRPDFTADLPQEGDSANTSCDIIYLTDDGVNSWYKLLAKNCHSGDAITQDDQFAHCPSSCSASGDCDPTSSVFQQSYAVYSAGGECQQK; from the coding sequence ATGTACGGAAAACTAAACAGAGCCTTCACGCTTATTGAGATATTGGTTGTGATTGCGATTATTGGCATTCTTTCTTCAGTGCTATACGCAAATTTCAATGATGCGCGAAAGGATGCACGCAATAAGTCACTCCAAGGTGAGCTCAAAGAAATTCAGCTAGCGCTTGAATTATACAAATCTCAAAACGGAGTATATCCAGATGTTCCTGCTTGTGGTTCGGCCCTTGGGCCGTTGGCTTGGGCTCAGAGTACTGTCTGCACCGGTGACTACATTGCGAGTATTCGACCAGATTTCACGGCAGATTTACCACAGGAAGGAGATAGCGCTAATACAAGCTGCGACATTATTTATCTGACTGACGATGGAGTCAATTCCTGGTATAAGCTTTTGGCTAAAAATTGCCATAGCGGTGATGCAATTACCCAAGACGACCAGTTTGCTCACTGTCCGAGCTCTTGCTCTGCTTCTGGAGATTGTGATCCTACCAGCTCAGTGTTCCAGCAGTCATACGCAGTGTATAGTGCCGGCGGTGAGTGTCAGCAGAAGTAG
- the nusB gene encoding transcription antitermination factor NusB, with product MANRHLSRSIVLQSLFEWDLNTLEKKAVHEVLERNVSEFAPNKTDLPFMEKLLDGVMAKQPELDQVIEKAAPEWPIDRISPVDRNILRLGLYELLFADRSEVPAKVAINEAIELAKQFGGDNSSRFVNGVLGAVYKEIGEPGKDEQSKRRKKDVPFDQMPIERLAGAVVYAEQDGQIYLALVHDIFGHWTLSKSKVREEETVEQGATRALLEEVGLPVEIEIELGNNEYVASQPEKGKIRKQVHYFLAKAPYQEVELLKKGGLDDAKWFRVADILELNFYEDILPIVTKAVTVLVGRGSK from the coding sequence ATGGCAAATCGACATTTATCACGCAGTATCGTTCTTCAGTCACTCTTTGAGTGGGATTTAAACACGCTCGAAAAGAAAGCGGTGCATGAAGTATTAGAGCGCAACGTTTCAGAGTTTGCGCCCAATAAAACCGATTTGCCATTTATGGAAAAGCTTTTGGATGGGGTGATGGCGAAGCAGCCAGAACTCGATCAGGTAATCGAAAAGGCCGCGCCTGAGTGGCCAATTGACCGTATCTCTCCAGTTGATAGGAATATTCTTCGGTTGGGCTTGTATGAGCTTTTGTTTGCTGACCGCAGTGAAGTGCCTGCAAAAGTTGCCATCAATGAAGCGATTGAGCTCGCGAAGCAGTTTGGTGGCGATAATAGTAGTCGCTTTGTAAATGGTGTGCTGGGCGCAGTTTACAAAGAAATCGGTGAGCCTGGCAAGGATGAGCAGAGTAAGCGTCGCAAGAAAGATGTGCCGTTTGACCAGATGCCAATCGAGCGATTGGCTGGTGCTGTTGTGTACGCTGAGCAGGACGGGCAGATATATTTAGCACTCGTACACGATATCTTTGGGCATTGGACGCTGTCTAAAAGTAAGGTTCGTGAAGAAGAGACGGTCGAGCAGGGTGCTACTCGCGCGCTTCTTGAAGAGGTTGGATTGCCAGTTGAGATTGAAATAGAGCTTGGCAACAATGAATATGTTGCTTCGCAGCCGGAAAAGGGCAAAATCCGCAAGCAGGTACACTATTTCCTCGCTAAAGCACCATACCAGGAAGTCGAGTTGCTCAAGAAGGGTGGCTTAGACGATGCAAAATGGTTCCGTGTTGCTGATATTCTTGAGCTAAATTTCTACGAAGACATTCTACCAATCGTCACCAAAGCCGTGACGGTACTGGTTGGCAGAGGCAGTAAATAA
- a CDS encoding prepilin-type N-terminal cleavage/methylation domain-containing protein, protein MKRSVAGFTFVEMLVVIAVIGVLAAVIYPNFSQSSAVARDAKRKADLRELQAAIELYKQKNGRYPEGCKGPTTNLTTVWSGHSGTFACASGNQYIIDLAPEFISVLPQDPKLNGANSGYVYAVNDTGSVYKIMALGTVETETVTQSDDFFRCDSSWPLGLAVDPITGTLTGRDMSFYDPAICQRTPHQPNGGYALGSYTEYGECTSAASYANVYALSGGISKDNRGNTSFPDKGMEYDTVIVRCK, encoded by the coding sequence ATGAAACGATCGGTAGCTGGTTTTACGTTTGTTGAAATGCTAGTAGTGATTGCGGTGATTGGGGTTTTGGCTGCAGTTATTTATCCAAACTTTAGTCAAAGTTCCGCTGTGGCCCGCGACGCTAAACGCAAAGCTGATTTACGCGAACTTCAGGCAGCGATTGAACTATATAAACAAAAAAACGGCCGATATCCAGAAGGTTGCAAAGGTCCAACTACCAATCTCACAACGGTGTGGTCTGGTCACAGCGGCACTTTCGCGTGTGCGTCGGGCAATCAGTACATTATTGATCTTGCGCCTGAATTCATTTCCGTTTTGCCGCAAGATCCAAAATTAAACGGCGCTAATAGTGGGTACGTGTACGCAGTGAATGATACAGGTTCTGTGTACAAAATTATGGCACTTGGTACCGTAGAAACTGAGACGGTGACACAAAGTGATGATTTTTTTCGGTGTGATAGCAGTTGGCCTCTTGGATTGGCTGTAGATCCAATTACTGGAACATTGACTGGTCGGGATATGTCATTTTATGACCCGGCTATTTGTCAGCGTACGCCGCACCAGCCAAATGGTGGATATGCACTTGGTTCTTATACCGAGTATGGAGAGTGTACCAGCGCTGCTTCGTACGCCAATGTATATGCTCTCTCGGGCGGTATTTCTAAGGATAATCGAGGTAATACGAGTTTCCCTGACAAGGGAATGGAGTATGATACGGTAATTGTGCGCTGTAAGTAG
- the rpmF gene encoding 50S ribosomal protein L32: MVIRMRHTRSHTANRRSHHALQAPALATCSNCGAKHRPHHMCLDCGFYKGRMVVDLTAKKQAREARLQAKREMMSAEQGEVTPEVSAEEVKEETK, translated from the coding sequence ATGGTAATTCGAATGCGTCACACGCGGTCACACACCGCGAACCGTCGTTCACATCACGCGCTCCAAGCGCCAGCTTTGGCGACTTGCAGCAATTGTGGTGCCAAGCATCGACCACATCACATGTGTCTCGATTGTGGCTTCTACAAAGGGCGTATGGTTGTCGATCTGACGGCTAAGAAACAAGCTCGCGAAGCACGTCTTCAGGCAAAGCGCGAAATGATGAGCGCAGAGCAGGGTGAAGTGACTCCAGAGGTTTCTGCAGAAGAGGTTAAGGAAGAAACAAAGTAA
- the rnc gene encoding ribonuclease III: MEEQNIQTDLVKLQHLLDVQFNDTSYLLTAVTHRSYLNEHREATWDHNERLEFLGDAVLELVVTDFLFKKYPDKPEGELTAVRAALVNTVSLAAASEKLGINDFLLMSKGEAKDVGRARQYILANTFEACIGALYLDHGYDTAAQFIANQLFAKTDEIVRKRLWQDPKSRFQELAQEHVSITPTYETIAQDGPDHDRVFTVGVYLKSDLVAEGKGRSKQEAEQAAAEKAVEAKGWEVA, encoded by the coding sequence ATGGAAGAACAAAACATACAAACGGACCTCGTAAAGCTACAGCATCTCCTCGACGTTCAGTTTAATGATACGTCATATCTCTTGACTGCGGTGACGCACCGTTCATATCTCAATGAGCATCGTGAGGCAACTTGGGATCATAATGAACGCCTAGAGTTTTTGGGCGACGCAGTACTGGAGTTGGTGGTCACCGACTTTCTTTTCAAAAAATATCCTGATAAGCCTGAAGGAGAACTTACTGCAGTGCGGGCCGCGCTCGTAAACACTGTTTCACTGGCGGCTGCTTCCGAAAAGCTTGGCATTAATGATTTTTTACTGATGTCAAAAGGAGAAGCGAAAGACGTGGGTCGTGCGCGACAGTACATCTTGGCGAATACGTTTGAGGCATGTATCGGTGCGCTATATTTGGATCATGGATATGACACTGCGGCGCAGTTTATTGCCAATCAGCTCTTTGCAAAGACTGACGAAATTGTTCGCAAGCGTTTGTGGCAAGATCCAAAAAGTCGTTTTCAGGAGTTGGCGCAAGAACATGTCTCAATCACGCCAACCTATGAAACAATTGCTCAAGACGGTCCGGATCACGATCGAGTCTTTACTGTCGGTGTGTATCTCAAGTCTGATTTAGTAGCTGAAGGCAAAGGGCGCTCAAAACAGGAAGCTGAACAAGCGGCAGCAGAAAAGGCGGTTGAGGCGAAAGGTTGGGAGGTTGCATAA
- the rnr gene encoding ribonuclease R produces MNTTHEGAIMVRGKGTGFVAHPDLEEDIVVEREALGFALDGDIVEVELKKKVPGKRQEGKVLRVVKAVHRELIGTVKEKAEGGRKILFLAPDNHRIHIRPILSEATANDLGMKVVVEITKWSQPLLDPLAKIVETIGRAGDHETEMQAIIRSGGFSKAFPESVQEAAHKLYETKEQIFADAIADPKRRDFRGVTTMTIDPHDAKDFDDALSIQTLENGNTEVGIHIADVSHYVVEGEPLDQEAKERGTSVYLVDRVIPMLPEVLSNDLCSLRPHEDRLAFSAVFELTPEAKIASAWYGQTIIHSDKRFSYEDAQKVITDQAGEYLTELNELMRLSRILRRKRYANGAIAFEQPEVKFELDERGAPIRAYKKHRTETMLMIEDFMLLANREVATYINEKAKSQNKDLAFVYRIHDLPNPDKIEELATFVHALGYEFEVKKGFVKATEINKLMAAVEGKPEEALIKTASIRSMAKAIYSTKNIGHFGLAFKYYTHFTSPIRRYPDLMVHRMLRRHLDGSTIGQKETAKYEQISIQSSEREMEAVAAERDSIKFKQVEYMMNKVGEEFDGVITGVTDWGIYVQEQESMADGMVKLSSIKSDFFEHEASKYRVKGQRTGKVYHLGDVVRVKLTRADKDERQLDFELVEPKK; encoded by the coding sequence ATGAATACAACCCATGAAGGCGCGATTATGGTTCGCGGGAAAGGCACTGGTTTTGTCGCCCATCCAGACCTAGAGGAAGATATTGTAGTGGAGCGCGAAGCCCTTGGCTTCGCGCTCGATGGCGACATCGTCGAAGTGGAGCTTAAGAAAAAAGTACCAGGCAAGCGCCAAGAAGGTAAGGTTTTGCGTGTAGTGAAAGCAGTGCACCGTGAGCTCATTGGTACGGTTAAAGAAAAAGCCGAGGGTGGACGGAAAATTCTTTTCCTAGCTCCTGACAACCACCGTATTCATATTCGCCCCATTCTTTCTGAAGCCACTGCAAACGACCTCGGCATGAAGGTGGTCGTTGAGATCACTAAGTGGTCACAACCACTCCTCGACCCGCTTGCCAAGATTGTCGAGACCATCGGCCGCGCCGGTGATCACGAAACCGAAATGCAGGCAATCATTCGCTCAGGAGGATTCTCAAAAGCCTTCCCAGAATCAGTCCAAGAAGCCGCACACAAACTCTACGAAACCAAAGAGCAGATTTTTGCTGACGCTATCGCTGATCCAAAGCGACGCGATTTCCGCGGTGTCACGACCATGACCATCGACCCGCACGACGCCAAAGACTTCGACGACGCCCTCTCAATCCAAACTCTGGAGAACGGCAATACCGAGGTTGGCATCCACATTGCTGATGTGTCTCATTATGTAGTTGAAGGAGAACCGCTCGACCAGGAGGCCAAAGAGCGCGGCACGTCAGTCTATCTCGTCGACCGGGTGATCCCGATGCTGCCGGAAGTGCTTTCCAACGACCTCTGTTCCCTTCGTCCACATGAAGACCGCCTCGCCTTCTCAGCGGTATTTGAGCTCACGCCTGAAGCCAAAATCGCCAGCGCCTGGTATGGCCAGACTATCATTCACTCGGACAAGCGCTTCTCCTATGAAGACGCGCAAAAAGTCATTACCGATCAAGCTGGTGAATACCTCACTGAACTTAATGAACTCATGCGTCTCTCACGCATCCTTCGTCGCAAACGATACGCTAATGGTGCCATCGCCTTTGAGCAGCCAGAGGTAAAATTTGAACTCGATGAGCGCGGCGCGCCAATCCGTGCATACAAAAAACACCGTACTGAGACAATGCTCATGATTGAGGACTTCATGCTCCTTGCCAACCGAGAGGTGGCCACGTATATAAATGAAAAAGCTAAAAGTCAGAATAAGGACTTAGCTTTTGTGTATCGTATTCACGACCTGCCAAACCCAGACAAAATTGAAGAACTTGCCACCTTTGTGCACGCTCTCGGCTATGAGTTTGAAGTCAAGAAAGGGTTTGTAAAAGCGACTGAGATTAATAAGCTCATGGCCGCAGTTGAAGGCAAGCCAGAAGAAGCCCTCATCAAAACTGCCAGCATTCGCTCGATGGCAAAAGCAATCTACTCAACCAAAAACATCGGTCACTTTGGTTTGGCGTTCAAGTACTACACCCACTTCACGTCGCCGATTCGTCGCTACCCTGATCTCATGGTGCACCGCATGCTTCGCCGTCACCTGGATGGCTCAACCATTGGCCAAAAAGAAACTGCTAAGTACGAGCAAATCTCAATTCAATCTTCAGAACGAGAAATGGAAGCGGTGGCTGCCGAACGTGACTCAATTAAGTTCAAGCAGGTGGAATACATGATGAACAAAGTCGGCGAAGAATTCGACGGTGTCATCACCGGTGTAACTGACTGGGGTATCTATGTGCAAGAGCAAGAATCGATGGCAGATGGTATGGTAAAACTTTCAAGCATTAAAAGCGATTTCTTCGAACACGAAGCAAGCAAGTACCGCGTAAAAGGTCAACGTACCGGTAAAGTGTACCACCTTGGCGATGTGGTTCGCGTCAAACTCACCCGCGCCGATAAAGATGAGCGCCAACTCGACTTTGAGCTGGTCGAACCGAAGAAGTAG
- a CDS encoding AAA family ATPase, producing the protein MYLKELSINGFKSFAKKSELEFSAPITAIVGPNGSGKSNIAESFRFVLGEQSVKSLRGKRGEDLIWGGSEKVSRGNRASVEVVFDNKSRTFALDFDEVKIERIVHRDGQNEYKLNGSAVRLKDIHELLANANIGSTGHHIISQGEADRVLAAGPKERREMIEDALGLKVYQLKKQETERKLDKTIENIAQVESLRREAAPHLKYLKKQVEKAERSLEVQKELKTKYAEYLKREDTYVAVQSDKLKLARVTPAEKLVQIAERIEEVKHILAAAEEKPVKSEALSEAEGVYRVAAEARRKADLELGKLEGQISFIERRITAAENRPKDKVPAFVSRAELEDLVRDIEKAAEKALSNGESPALERTLADVVRQLHAFLKHEQGEVIDTSAADKSELEALQSGLTALQAAVAAAAEKEDSAKEKVATLQAAQVENSEKNREIEREMFTLMGERRELEASVRTIDAELTVLERDRNDFKQQLQEAVALLGRGASEYFTFQILNEAGEVVTDEQIAAEDRAKQRTRQYELEKLKIRLEELGVGATEDLLKEYNDAKERDEFLATELEDLEASVENLRQLIVEMQEKLHEQFSAGVEKITKEFHTFFTLMFGGGAASLERVKIKARTQDDEESTEESAEEGVGLSISLPNKRVKGLEMLSGGERALTSIALIFAMSQVNPPPFIILDETDAALDEANSRRYGDMIEALAKRSQLVLITHNRETMSRAGILYGITMGIDGVSKVLSVKFEEAAAVAK; encoded by the coding sequence ATGTATCTTAAAGAACTATCAATTAATGGTTTTAAATCATTCGCTAAAAAGAGCGAGTTGGAATTTTCTGCGCCCATTACCGCAATCGTGGGTCCAAATGGTTCAGGCAAGAGCAATATTGCGGAGTCGTTTCGGTTCGTGCTTGGTGAGCAGTCAGTGAAGTCTCTGCGTGGAAAGCGTGGCGAGGACTTAATCTGGGGTGGTTCGGAAAAGGTGTCTCGAGGTAATCGAGCGAGTGTGGAAGTGGTGTTCGATAATAAGAGTCGGACGTTTGCGCTCGATTTTGACGAAGTCAAAATCGAGCGCATTGTTCATCGTGATGGGCAAAATGAATACAAGCTCAACGGCTCTGCAGTGCGCCTTAAAGATATTCATGAGCTGCTTGCTAACGCAAACATTGGATCAACGGGTCACCATATTATTTCCCAAGGTGAGGCCGATCGTGTGCTTGCAGCTGGTCCCAAGGAGCGGCGGGAAATGATCGAAGACGCACTGGGGCTTAAGGTGTACCAACTTAAGAAACAGGAAACTGAACGAAAGCTTGATAAGACCATTGAAAATATCGCACAAGTAGAATCGCTGCGTCGTGAAGCAGCCCCGCATTTAAAATATTTAAAGAAGCAGGTTGAAAAAGCTGAGCGGTCACTAGAGGTGCAAAAGGAACTAAAGACCAAGTACGCCGAGTATTTAAAGCGCGAAGATACGTACGTAGCTGTGCAGTCAGACAAACTGAAGCTCGCTCGCGTAACACCAGCAGAAAAATTGGTGCAGATTGCCGAGCGAATTGAGGAGGTGAAGCACATTCTTGCTGCAGCAGAAGAGAAGCCAGTTAAGTCAGAAGCGCTCTCTGAGGCTGAGGGCGTGTACCGTGTGGCTGCTGAAGCAAGGCGTAAGGCAGACTTGGAGCTTGGAAAGCTCGAAGGGCAAATTTCTTTTATTGAGCGTCGCATTACGGCTGCTGAAAATCGCCCGAAGGACAAGGTACCCGCGTTTGTGTCTCGAGCAGAGCTTGAGGATTTGGTGCGTGATATTGAAAAAGCAGCTGAAAAGGCGCTTAGCAATGGCGAGTCGCCAGCTTTGGAGCGTACGCTGGCAGATGTGGTTAGGCAACTTCACGCCTTCTTAAAACATGAGCAAGGTGAAGTGATTGATACTTCTGCTGCCGATAAGAGCGAGCTTGAAGCGCTTCAATCTGGCTTAACGGCACTCCAGGCAGCAGTAGCGGCCGCAGCTGAAAAAGAGGATAGTGCAAAAGAAAAAGTTGCGACACTGCAAGCGGCACAAGTAGAGAATAGTGAAAAGAATCGTGAGATTGAACGTGAGATGTTTACGCTTATGGGTGAACGACGCGAGCTCGAGGCTTCGGTGCGAACCATTGATGCTGAACTCACAGTGTTGGAGCGCGACCGCAACGACTTTAAGCAACAGCTACAAGAAGCGGTCGCGCTCCTTGGCCGCGGCGCCAGCGAATACTTCACCTTTCAGATTTTAAATGAAGCAGGGGAAGTAGTGACCGATGAGCAGATTGCAGCCGAAGATCGTGCAAAGCAGCGCACGCGTCAGTATGAGCTCGAGAAACTAAAGATTCGTCTTGAAGAGCTCGGTGTAGGCGCTACTGAAGATTTGTTGAAAGAATATAATGACGCAAAAGAACGAGACGAATTCTTAGCTACAGAGCTCGAAGATCTTGAAGCATCAGTAGAAAATCTTAGGCAGTTGATTGTAGAGATGCAGGAAAAGCTGCATGAGCAATTTTCCGCGGGAGTAGAAAAAATCACCAAAGAATTCCACACATTTTTCACCCTGATGTTTGGTGGTGGTGCCGCTTCATTAGAGCGAGTGAAAATCAAAGCTCGTACCCAAGACGACGAAGAGTCTACCGAAGAAAGCGCTGAAGAGGGAGTAGGGCTTTCTATTTCACTGCCAAACAAACGTGTAAAGGGCCTTGAGATGCTGTCTGGCGGTGAACGAGCGCTTACCTCAATTGCACTTATCTTTGCGATGAGTCAGGTAAATCCACCGCCGTTTATTATTCTTGATGAGACAGATGCTGCGCTCGACGAGGCAAATAGTCGTCGCTATGGCGATATGATTGAAGCCTTGGCAAAACGATCGCAGCTCGTACTCATTACACACAACCGCGAGACGATGAGCCGAGCCGGTATTTTGTACGGTATCACGATGGGAATTGATGGTGTTTCAAAAGTGTTGTCAGTGAAGTTTGAAGAAGCGGCAGCGGTAGCTAAGTAA
- a CDS encoding ribonuclease HII, which yields MKTKWLVGIDEAGRGPLAGPVSVGVVKVPVDFDWKLIPGVGDSKQIKPEKRAALFRQAKDLRHHRQLDFAVAMVGSSVIDEKGIVYAINLAMSRCLKRLKLDVSECHIRLDGSLHAPSEYSQETIIKGDATEPAIGLASIIAKETRDTYMRRIARRYSRYGFEQHMGYGTKAHRAAIATYGKCPIHRVSYCKNIKVL from the coding sequence ATGAAAACTAAATGGCTTGTCGGAATAGATGAAGCAGGGCGCGGGCCACTGGCGGGGCCGGTGTCGGTAGGAGTGGTAAAAGTACCCGTCGATTTTGATTGGAAGTTAATCCCGGGGGTGGGGGATAGTAAGCAGATCAAGCCGGAAAAGCGCGCAGCGCTTTTCCGGCAGGCCAAAGACTTGCGTCACCACCGGCAGCTTGATTTTGCGGTGGCAATGGTCGGATCTTCGGTTATTGATGAGAAAGGAATTGTGTATGCGATTAATCTCGCCATGTCTCGCTGCTTAAAACGCCTGAAGCTCGATGTGTCCGAGTGTCATATTCGCCTCGATGGCTCGCTTCACGCACCGAGCGAATACTCGCAAGAAACCATCATCAAAGGCGATGCGACAGAGCCAGCAATCGGTTTGGCGTCAATTATTGCCAAAGAAACGCGCGATACATATATGAGACGCATCGCTAGGCGTTATTCGCGCTATGGCTTTGAACAACATATGGGTTACGGCACCAAAGCCCACCGGGCTGCGATTGCGACATATGGAAAATGTCCAATTCACCGCGTCAGCTATTGCAAAAATATAAAAGTATTGTAG
- a CDS encoding lytic transglycosylase domain-containing protein translates to MSEGEFKVIKETEYGPQLVRVGSAADPEAGREDLGVMTDESRRKFMFGVSALGGALALLGGRALLQGDDESPSTQSSGGKIRGAAQNAHEHQDETLESGVRSFEGELAGYREWFGLKKDEVVFVDENNVPVGRPVQLREVVAPKFHRDGRVAMREYKYSPGPLNEIGIPGEGISGEWLDLIRDGLAYNFPDRKAVRPLHAVIDFNKALHEDDEPGLVDALKAGQITDYKGLVEYFADKPVVGAEHLSRVEYVEQMIQFEDFVPAIVQAELRRILPGLCAQESKFNNGLTSVAGARGIFQFMPDTWAHYGGTPEEVHSLRRQVEIAGHFFSDLYREVLVNVGTEAIRFLEMKFGSRELLERQLIVPLMVNSYNAGSSRVADAVKGYIRSTEVEDMPDGQDLFLAIADFAVASKRGRLGGYGKHAREYVPRIYAQAEVLRGEQ, encoded by the coding sequence ATGTCTGAAGGGGAATTTAAAGTCATAAAAGAGACAGAATATGGTCCGCAGTTGGTGCGCGTTGGTTCGGCCGCCGATCCTGAAGCGGGGAGGGAGGATCTCGGGGTAATGACCGACGAAAGTCGTCGAAAATTTATGTTTGGTGTTAGTGCCCTCGGGGGAGCATTGGCGCTCCTTGGTGGTCGCGCCCTACTCCAGGGTGATGACGAATCGCCTTCGACTCAATCGAGTGGTGGCAAAATACGCGGTGCTGCACAGAATGCTCATGAACATCAAGACGAAACTTTAGAAAGTGGTGTGCGGTCATTTGAAGGTGAGCTTGCGGGGTATCGTGAATGGTTTGGCCTTAAAAAAGATGAAGTGGTGTTTGTTGACGAGAATAATGTACCGGTTGGGCGTCCTGTGCAGCTGCGTGAAGTGGTGGCACCGAAGTTTCACAGAGATGGACGGGTGGCGATGCGTGAATATAAATATTCACCAGGTCCACTTAATGAGATTGGTATTCCGGGAGAAGGAATTTCTGGTGAATGGCTTGATTTAATCAGAGATGGTCTTGCCTACAATTTTCCTGACCGTAAGGCTGTGCGGCCGCTCCATGCAGTGATTGATTTCAATAAAGCTTTGCACGAAGATGATGAGCCTGGACTGGTTGATGCGCTCAAGGCTGGACAGATTACCGACTACAAAGGTTTGGTGGAATATTTTGCTGATAAGCCGGTGGTGGGCGCGGAACACTTATCTCGTGTTGAGTATGTCGAGCAGATGATTCAATTTGAAGACTTTGTGCCTGCTATAGTCCAGGCGGAGTTGCGCAGAATACTGCCTGGTCTATGTGCTCAGGAATCAAAGTTTAATAACGGCCTCACCAGTGTGGCTGGTGCCCGGGGTATTTTCCAGTTTATGCCAGATACGTGGGCACACTATGGCGGTACGCCTGAAGAAGTACATTCACTGCGACGTCAGGTGGAGATCGCCGGTCATTTTTTCTCTGATTTGTATCGTGAGGTGTTAGTGAATGTGGGCACAGAGGCGATACGCTTTTTGGAGATGAAATTTGGTAGCAGAGAGCTACTTGAGCGACAGCTGATTGTGCCGCTTATGGTTAACTCGTACAACGCTGGTTCGTCTCGAGTGGCAGATGCGGTAAAGGGGTATATACGAAGTACTGAGGTGGAAGATATGCCTGACGGTCAAGATCTTTTTCTGGCAATCGCTGATTTTGCCGTGGCGAGTAAGCGGGGAAGGCTTGGTGGTTATGGTAAGCACGCTCGCGAGTATGTGCCACGGATTTATGCGCAGGCAGAGGTGTTGCGTGGCGAGCAGTAA